The Salvelinus fontinalis isolate EN_2023a chromosome 34, ASM2944872v1, whole genome shotgun sequence region TGCTCCGCCAGGCGGTTTGATACACTATatataagtatgtggacacctcttcaaatttgaatttggctatttcagccacacccgttgctgacaggtgtataaaatagagcacagagccatgcaattgccatagacaaacattggcagtagaatggccttactgaagagctcagtgactttcaacgtgctgACATCATAGGATgcgacctttccaacaagtcagtttgtcaaatttatgccctgctaAAGTTGACccgatcaactgtaagtgttgttattgtgaagtggaaatgtaaggagcaacaacagctaaggtgcgaagtggtaggccacacaagctcacagaacaggactgccgagtgctgaagtgcatatCGCATAAACGTTTTCtttcctcggttacaacactcacttccgagttccaaactgcctctggaggcaacgtcagcacaataactgttcgtcgggagcttcatgaaatgggtttccatggtcatGCAGCCACACCAAGATTATGATCACCAtgggcaatgccaagcatcggctggagtggcgtaaagcttgccaccattggactctggagcagtggaaacgcgttctctggcgtgatgaatcacgcttcaccatctggcagtctgacggatgaatctgggtttgacggatgccaggagaaagctacgtgccgaatgcatagtgccgactgtaaagtttggtggaggaggaataatggtctgaggctgtttttcatggttcgtgctAGTTCCAGTCTAGGGAAATCTAAACacaacagcatacaatgacattctagacgattctgtgcttccaactttgtggcaaaagtttgggaaaggcctttttctgtttcagcatgacaatgcccctgtgcacaaagcgaaatccatacagaaatggtttgttgagatcagtgtggaagaacctgactggtctgcacatagccctgacctcaaccccatcgaacacctttgggatgaattggaacgccaacttcgagccaggcctaatcacccaacatcagtgcccgacctcactaatgctctgaatggaagaaagtccctgcagcaatgttccaacatctagtggaaagccttcccagaagagtggaggctgttatagtagcaatggggggaccaactccatattaatacctatgattttggaatgagatgttcgaggagcaggtgtccacatactttgtcatgtagtgtatatgtcattGTTATTTTGACCCTGAGGCGTTTACCTTGAACATAATATAGTTGGAAGCCTGTCCCTGCGTAATATTGTTGTTTAAGATCCAGCACACTATTGAAGTACCGGCCGTGATGAAGCAACTTCCTCACACGCATTGAAACTGATTTGTGCTCTCGTGATTGAGTTGAAATTCAAATCGTATAGGGTGAACATACAACCCCTCATAATTACGACGGAACCCTCTGTCCCTGACTTGACTCCACGATGCATACTCTCGTAAGAGGCAAGGGGTTTAACACCAAAATTCAAATTTAGCAATCTACCAAACCCTGAAAATAACTAAACAACTGAGATTAAAAGTGTGCAAAGTGTAACTCGGTTTTATACCTCTCAAACGTGACATCTCGATGGTAAGTAGGGTTGGGAAGAGGTCCCACCAAATATTATttaatcagtggtgtaaagtacttaagtacaaaTACGTTAAAgttctacttaagtagttttttggtgtgcatatgacaacttttacttcactacattcctaaagaaaatcatgtagtttttactctatacattttccctgacatccaaaagtactcgttCCATTTTGAATGCTAAGCAGAACAGGAaagtggtccaattcacgcacttctcaagagaacatccctggcggactcactaaacacaaacgctTATTCTTTcattttaaaaacaaaaaaatggtgcagtctggtttgcttaataaaaggaatgtgaaattatttatgattgtacttttacatttgatacttacgtgtattttagcaattacatttactttcgatacttaattatatttaaaaccaaatgcttttagactttgactcaagtagtattttactgggtgactttcacttttccttgagtaattttctattaaggtacagtatctttacatttactcaagtatgacaattgggtactttgcCACCACTGTCTTTAATGTACCCAAGGGTGCCATGGAAAACCTCCCTCCTCGGCTCTCTTACCGGCTTGGGTCCATTGTCATCCAGGTAGAGCAGCGTATCCACTTTCTTTGGCAGAGAAAGGTTGATTAAAGTAATCATCAAAGGGCATAGTTTGTGGATAGTACGAAATGTTTATGTCTGGAATTGTGCTCATGTAGTTGCGTACTTGACAATATTCCTCAGCTGATGGGTCAGCAAAAACAACGCTGCGATTGTTGTGTTCACCCGTTATAGAGTGGAGAGGTTGAGCAAGGAATTGTTGCCCTGCTGTCACATCTCTCGTATTAAGCCATATTAGAACAATGTTCCCCATCACTGAGGCAATGCCAAGGACTATCAATATCCATTTGAATAACGAATACATTCCTTGAGCGACCATTTTGCAGGGGAGGTCTGAAGAAAGCGGTAAAGGAACGATTGTCAGTTGTACATATTATGAGAGGTGCACATCTTATCTGAGATGGCCAGACCACACCAAACATTCCCTTTAAGAGTTCATTAACAACATTCACATCACAGGATTGGATTTACAGCTGTATGGGATGTATTGGAACATTGTTCAGGTCAGGATCAGATGTAACCCCTGACAAGGCTTACCTTTAAGAACCAACTGTATCAAATATAAGAGCACAATCAATCTTAGCAGGCACTAATGCTACTGTTCTGTATACAGTCATGTCATGTGCCGATGACTCGTCGTCTCTCTAAACTCTCACTATATACGAACATTTCATATCACATCCGTGACCAGGGTTGGGGAGTTATTACAAAAAACAGATTACAAAAAAGCTAACCAATCAGTTAttttaccagcaaaaatattgtaaacaGATTAGATACTTAAAAAAATTGATTATTATTTAAAATCCaattttattcgtcacatacacgtgtttagcagatgttattgcgggtttagctaaatgcttgtgcttctagctccgacagtgcagtaatatctaacaagtaatatttaACAGTTTCACAACATGTACCCAAAATGCAggtaaatctaagtaaggaatggattaagaatatatatatatatatacatatgtcagAGCAGCTTTGGACTAAAATACTGTGGCATAGtaaagagtacagtatatacatatgagatgggtgatgcaatatttacaaacaattaaagtgactaagataccgtagaatagtatagagtatAGTTTACACATATGAGAGGAGTAATGCCAGATATAgacattaaagtggccagtgattcctaatatATGTCTATAGGCTGCCACTCCCTGATGTGCTAGTGATgtctgtttagcagtctgatggccttgagatagaagctgtgtttcagtctctcggtcccagctttgatgcacctgtactgacctcaccttctggatgataacggggtgaacaggcagtggctcgggtggttggtgtccttgatgatctttttggccttcctatctcatcgggtgctgtaggtgtccaggaggtcgggaagtttgcccccggtaatgcattgggcagaccacaccaccctctggagagctttgtgGTTGTGGGCAGTGctgttgctgtaccaggcggtgatacccaattgagagcatcctgtcgggctgtatctaTAAAAGTGTGTGAGGGTTTTGAGTTAAGCCAAATTTcgttagcctcctgaggttgaagaggcgctgttacgccttcttcaccacactgtcagtGGGGGTGGACAATTTccgtttgtcagtgatgtgtacaccgataCTCAAGTTTAAGTTTGTGCCACCTGAGTGAGTCTAActacaagtcagagaccactatgacacACCAAATGGGTTTGAGGGGTCCTTTTCATCTTCTTCTattgcctcttaaggggaaagtaatccaaaagaAACTGAAATTAATCATACGTTACCGAGTTTGGGTAATCCCAAAATTACATTACTTCGAAAGTGCaggttacatttagaaagtaacctacacaACCCTGCCCATGACCAACCAGCAGCCAATTCTAGATTATTTCCCATTATTTAGCCTGTTATACATTACCTCTTGGGTGCACTTCCCTATCACCACTACTCGAGTGCATAGTGTAgtgccctcaaactcaactctggacctcaaagccaatGCTTTTTTTCTtcaattgttcccctctaatcagggactgatttagacctgggtgcAATTAATGATCAATAACAAAAAACCAGCAGGTTCCAGACCtcttagggtaagagttgaatactgcTGTAGTAGATTAATGTTACCCTATAACCATGTATCCATCAAGTTATGCGAGTAAAGGCCTGCAGCATAAAAATACATCGACAGGTGTGATAGAAACAGGATGTGTTCTTACAATTTTGTAAATGTTTACAATTTGTTCgctcgacatggtgggatctttgtgCCGGTAAAATTGTGACGAATTGTAGTGAAATGTCTTACTCAATTTGATAGAATAATCATCATGTTGAGGTAAATTTGCAGTCACACGTTGCTATGATGTGTGGTTCTCCCACTGCAACTTGGTAAAGCATGCAGTTGTCTACAGTACAGGGTGCTGAAAGTGCAGTGATGagtttgatgctcctttccaataataaaaaaaatcaaaaaaatcgAGGGTCTTAATTCGTATGCTAGTGACATGATCAGTGCTTAGCTGCCAATTAACAAATTATCTTGCTCTTATATAACCTAACCTGTGTACACCATCAACAAACTTGTCTAGAGAGTATGCGAACCAGATTGGGCAAACACTGCGCTACAAACTAAAATCGGTAGAGCTGAAAATGCCATAAACACATTGACCTTTACTCAGTACACGAAACTTCATCACGCAGCCTTTTATCCACAAAAAAAGTGTCTGATGGAAACACCTCTGGTGGGGAAATGCACATGTTTTTAAAATGCAGATTTGATCACATTTGTATGAAAATACATAGCAAATTAGATAGAAACCTAGCTATTAATAAGTATTTTGCCCCCTCATCCGGAGGTTAATCATTTTCACAGCAAGGCTTGAATTCAACTACACAAGCTCTTTGAGACACACCAACAGTTGCAGCATATACAATAGGTGAGAAACCATGTCATTCTCTCAAGAATTTGTATTAAGTAAAAAATATTTATTCTTAAAACAAAATTACTGTTAAGGGAGAGATACAGTAAAGACACTTCTCTCATCACGTAGCATCTGGGATATGAGAACATTACAGATCTGGCTTTTAACACAATTGAAACTCCAAGATCAGAGTGGGAATGGATGGACATTACATATTGTGCTGTAAACAGACCATAGTCCTTCAATGTACTTGTGAGTAGTcccttaagtaaaaaataaaaataactgacAGGACTGCAAGCTACACTACAGCTAAAATGCAGACTGTCAAGGTGAGTGTGTGGGAATGCTCAATCTCACATACAGCTAATTATAGTTACCACCAAGCACTTCAGAATCCTCAAAATAATTCCTtaaaaacaaactaaagataaaacAGACAAAGTATACCTGTGAAACTCCCATGATGGTTTCCAGACaagacatacacacaaacaagGACACAAAAAGTTTCATCTGACCTCCTACCAACCTTGGAGGCTGGCCATGTTTGAGTTCAGTTCAAGCCCGCTTGATTGGTCGACATGGAGAAAAATTCATAATCAAGGTACAACCTTCTCACAAGTCCTGGAAACATGGATGTTTCAGAACATGTCTAAGGAGGTTCTTTCAAAGTCCACCTTGAGGGAATTGATGATAATAGTCCAGAACAAAGCCCCTGTTAGTCAATGGCTGCATTCACACAGGCAACCCAATTTGGAGCTTATTTCCACTAATTAATTGGTCTTTTGTCCAATCACATCAGAGcttatctgattggtcaaaagactagtgaaaagaaatatcagaattgggctgcctatcTAAATACTGCCAATGTGGCTGTTACTAGGAGTTGGTGAGAAGAGGATGCGGAGAAATGGAGTATTCAGTAGAGGGCTTCATTGTTGCTGCTTCGTGGCCTCTTGATCTTCTCTATGTTTTTCAGGATCATGTCATGTAATGTCACCTGCAAGCGGATGGGGTTTGGTTATTACGGTAAACAAATATCTGCACCAGAACATGACAGGCTAACATAACATTGATACATTGTTGAACAGAGCCAGAACGGTGTACATGTATTGCTCACATATTGATTCCTCAGCTCTGACACAATGATCTTGAGGCTGATGTATTCCTTCTCGTCTATTTCAGTCACCGTGCGCTGGTAGTCCTcctgcagacagacagctggTCAACAAGAGACTCGGGGCAGCAGATTGGATGTAAACAGTATGCAGTTAACACTTACCACATGAGGGTACTTTGTAATTTTTGAGACTAGCTTCGCTCTGGTGATGTAAtacctgttgaaaacaaatgtttGAGACAGTCCAAGGAACCGTGTTATAGAGTCATAAGGGATTTTTGTGaagtaaataaaaacacaagGTAGTGTATACTGTGGCATACCTGGAAATTTGGTCCAGGTAAGAggctgcctctccttccacaGTCCTGAGCTCAGCAACAGTTTCCTCCTGTGGACAGAAACCACAACAAGACCAGCATCATCTGACAGAAAGGCAAAAGAGCGCAattactgccccctagtgttgGAGATTTGTTCATGTTTGGAAAGTAGACCAGAAGCTAGACATGTGAATGTGCATGTCTCTGCACTCATATTGATGGGAAAGTATAATACCTGGATGGATACACCAAAGTTGTTACCATCCTCTATTCTGGGGATTAAGAGCTGGACCCACATTTTGAcctgagagagacatacaaacgAGACATTTCTCAACAGTAGATCTCCACTAAGCAATTCAGTGGGAGAGCCCTCAAAAAGCAATCAAATAAATCCCTCaaagaaaaatggctgtgtttgtgGGTACATACCGTGTTGCATTTCTCTATGAGGGTTCTTATTTCTGGCTTGACTCTTTCAATCAGGTCCACCAGCTGGCCGTTGCTTTTTATCATCCCCCCTGGCATGACAAAGACCTTGGGGCCATCTAGAGAGGTGGGATTGAGAGGTCAAACATCCAAGCAGCTTCTAGCTAATATAGAATA contains the following coding sequences:
- the LOC129833164 gene encoding proteasome activator complex subunit 3-like, which gives rise to MSSKGIKVDNDLKTKVDAFRERITGEAENLVADFFPKKLLELDSFLKEPILNVADLKEIHSEINVKVPDPIILNNSHDGVDVQNSRKRKMEDGLDDNCQDGPKVFVMPGGMIKSNGQLVDLIERVKPEIRTLIEKCNTVKMWVQLLIPRIEDGNNFGVSIQEETVAELRTVEGEAASYLDQISRYYITRAKLVSKITKYPHVEDYQRTVTEIDEKEYISLKIIVSELRNQYVTLHDMILKNIEKIKRPRSSNNEALY